The nucleotide window GATAGTTTCTAATTAAAATCGAGATCATAACTTATAGATGGTATGGAGTTACTAGCTATTCATCTTAAAGTAACTAATTCCTCAGCAGAGGTTGGGTGAATAGCCACACAGGAGTCGAAATCTGCCTTGGTAGCACCCATCTTGATGGCTACACCAAACCCTTGCAAGATCTCTGCAGAACCATCGCCCACGATGTGTAGACCCACGACTTTTTCATTAGGGCCCGCGCAAATTAGCTTATATTTAGTTGGCGATTTATCCTCCAACATAGCATAATACATGCTCGTAAAGCTAGAATTGTAGACTTTGATGTTTTCTTTGCCATACTTTGCAATGGCGCTTTGCTCAGTGAGGCCAATGCTACCGGCCTCAGGATGGGAAAAAACTACACTTGGTACATTCTCAAAGTCTTGCTTTTCGTCCTTGAATTTTTCAGGTCCAAATAATCTATTAGAAAGCTTTCTCCCTGTGGCGATGGCCACTGGGGTCAATTCAACATTACCAACAACATCACCTAAGGCGTATATATTCTTCACATTTGTACGTTGATATTCGTCAACAATTACTTGTCCCCTTGCGTTTAATTTAACGCCAACATTCTCAAGGCCCAGACCTAACAATGATTTACGACCAATTGCCCAGATAAGCTCATCAACCTCGGTCAACTTCTCCCCGCTATCCATGTGAACTGTCAAAAGTCCGGATGTTTCATCTTTCTCAACTCTCGTAACATTAGAAGATGTATGCAACTTTATCCCTATTTTCCGATAATAGTCAGTAATAGTATCTCTAATACAAGCGTCAAAATTGGTTAAAACATGGTTCTTTCTAAGGATCATATGAGTTTCACTACCTAAGCCATTAAAAACACCCGCAAGCTCAGTACCAATATAACCGCTACCAACCAAGGCTACCTTCTTTGGCTGCTTTGTCAACCCAAAGAACCCGTCAGAATCTTTACCATACTCATATCCTGGTATGTTTTCAGGAAAAACTGCCCTACCCCCAGTAGCAATCAAGATTTTATCTGCAGAATAAAGTTCTGTAGTATTGTCCTGTTTGGTTACTTCAACCAATCCTTCCTTGTTAAATTTTGCCCATCCATATACGTAATTGACACCCTCATTTTGCAAATTGCGCTCATAAATACCGTTCAATCTCCTAATGTATGCGTCCCTTTTTTCCTTGAAGGCAGGCCAGTTAAAAGTCAAGTTTTCCTTACTCAAATCAGTACCCTCAAAAATTTTGTAGCCATTCGCGTGCGTCAGTTTTGTAGCCAAATCCGATGCGTACCACATCACTTTCTTTGGAACACAACCAACATTGACACACGTCCCACCCATTTGCTTACCTTCAATTACCAATGTTTTAGCACCGTAAGAGGCAGCCCTTCTACTTGAAGCGACACCACCAGAACCACCTCCAATAACTAAGTAATCGTAATGTTTTACACTGTTTGACATTGTCCGTATAGTAATAAATTTATTACTGTTTTTTAACGTTCGCATTAAAATGTGAACTAAATAATTAATGAATTAGGATTCAagttatatatatactaaTTCACCTGTCCTCCTGCAACCGCCAATAACTTGTTATTTCTTAATTAGTAATGATAACATCGCTACATTTGTTTGTCATTGACATCCCGTTGCAAATGATAATTGATTTTTCGTCACATTACATAAGCGTCTGTATTATTAAATTAGGATGTGgttattttatatatagAACCCAAATGATAGTTTCAGTTTGTTATGTTACTGGAATCGTCACTGACTACTCGATCAAACAGAGGATCAGTTATTTATTTTACTGTGGCGGTCACCCCTTCTTATCAAGTAAAAAATGCCTGCCATGGAAATTAAATCACATAACCCTAGGCCAGTAAAACACCATCCGATTCCCATTGCGTCACATAACTTGAACACTATAGCCGAACTTATAGCTGCTGCAATATTACGAAAGCTGTTGCTAACTGCGACCGTTCCCGCTGCTCTTCTTGGATTGCATTCGGTAAGATATGTCATGGTGGAATTTGAGCACCATGTCATACCAAAAGCCATAAGGAACGAAAACAAAAGAACTATGGCTATATGGTGATGGAAATGAATAGACCAGCCATAGCCTATGCATCCAATCATACTGAAATTTAATCCAAGCGACTGAGGAATTAATCTTTTGTGGCTAGGGTATATTTTACCTTGGTGGTTTGTTAGCCACTTCTTACGATAGTAATCAGATGAATGTCCACCGGTAATAGAACCAACCATTAAAGCAACCCCTGGGCATGCATAGCATGCACCGATAGCTAGATTACTATATCCATACTGGTTTTTCAAATAGTGCGAAAATGTAACACTAAACCCATAATATGTTGCAAATAAAAGAGCCGTGCTCACGGAGCATATGGTGAGGTTTGGAACTTTGGCAATTTCCCAGTAAGTCTTTAGACTAGGTTTGGGAGGTCGCGGATAAAGTTCGCGGAACTCTGCCGAAGTAGACACTGGTTTCTGAACCCCAATATTCTTGCAAACAAGTAATTTTGGTTGCTTGACATCAGAATCGTAGGATCCCTCAGAGAAACCGCTGAGCTTCCAACGGACATCTCCGTTACCAACAATACAACGTAAGGTTTCTGgcaaa belongs to Eremothecium sinecaudum strain ATCC 58844 chromosome IV, complete sequence and includes:
- the GLR1 gene encoding glutathione-disulfide reductase GLR1 (Syntenic homolog of Ashbya gossypii AGR196W; Syntenic homolog of Saccharomyces cerevisiae YPL091W (GLR1)), giving the protein MRTLKNSNKFITIRTMSNSVKHYDYLVIGGGSGGVASSRRAASYGAKTLVIEGKQMGGTCVNVGCVPKKVMWYASDLATKLTHANGYKIFEGTDLSKENLTFNWPAFKEKRDAYIRRLNGIYERNLQNEGVNYVYGWAKFNKEGLVEVTKQDNTTELYSADKILIATGGRAVFPENIPGYEYGKDSDGFFGLTKQPKKVALVGSGYIGTELAGVFNGLGSETHMILRKNHVLTNFDACIRDTITDYYRKIGIKLHTSSNVTRVEKDETSGLLTVHMDSGEKLTEVDELIWAIGRKSLLGLGLENVGVKLNARGQVIVDEYQRTNVKNIYALGDVVGNVELTPVAIATGRKLSNRLFGPEKFKDEKQDFENVPSVVFSHPEAGSIGLTEQSAIAKYGKENIKVYNSSFTSMYYAMLEDKSPTKYKLICAGPNEKVVGLHIVGDGSAEILQGFGVAIKMGATKADFDSCVAIHPTSAEELVTLR